In the Pseudanabaena sp. PCC 7367 genome, one interval contains:
- a CDS encoding Npun_F0494 family protein, whose product MGQERGEKALKSSIQTDRQEQDQHRSHQQMTIEFDPKSVRRAERAIRCGPFTPKLFCQLSFRGVGLSEITGNEGVSNAYTKKFMGLIPGETALLWLVNVGVLRREVDGQGITDSFRLTPMGFYITQQQWQDLEAYPEPSLGDRLQNFLAQWQPTRFI is encoded by the coding sequence ATGGGGCAAGAGCGCGGCGAAAAGGCATTAAAAAGTTCAATCCAGACCGATCGACAGGAGCAAGATCAGCATCGCAGTCACCAGCAGATGACGATCGAATTCGATCCCAAGAGCGTGCGGCGGGCAGAACGGGCGATCCGTTGTGGCCCATTTACGCCCAAGTTGTTTTGTCAGCTTTCCTTTCGGGGAGTAGGTCTGAGCGAAATCACCGGTAATGAAGGGGTGAGCAATGCCTATACCAAGAAGTTTATGGGCCTGATTCCAGGCGAAACAGCACTTTTATGGCTAGTAAACGTGGGGGTGTTGCGCCGTGAGGTGGATGGTCAGGGCATCACCGACAGTTTTCGGCTCACGCCAATGGGTTTTTATATTACCCAGCAGCAATGGCAGGATTTAGAGGCATATCCTGAACCCAGTCTGGGCGATCGCCTCCAAAATTTCCTGGCGCAATGGCAACCAACTAGATTTATCTAG
- a CDS encoding MBL fold metallo-hydrolase has product MAKLKRRRSQNVSGDFYVDSTCIDCDTCRWMAPEIFQREGGMSVVHHQPETKQQREFAIQALLSCPTASIGTVGKPTDVKQIQQTFPIPIAENVYHCGYHSPRSYGAGSYLIQRPEGNILIDSPRFAPPLVKQLEAMGGVDYMFLSHRDDIADHQKFHDHFGCDRILHRDEIGASTQDVEIKLDRTEPIALQQLGQDTLIIPVPGHTKGHLVLLYKNKFLFTGDHLAWSGRLQQLVAFRNYCWYSWPETLKSMEKLATYDFEWVLPGHGRRYHADKATMKEAMQTCLNWMRSQ; this is encoded by the coding sequence GTGGCAAAACTTAAGCGGCGGCGATCGCAAAACGTATCAGGCGATTTTTATGTCGATAGCACCTGCATAGACTGTGATACCTGTCGGTGGATGGCTCCAGAAATATTCCAGCGTGAGGGCGGCATGTCAGTGGTGCATCATCAACCGGAAACCAAGCAGCAGCGGGAATTTGCGATCCAGGCATTGTTATCCTGCCCGACCGCCTCGATCGGTACGGTAGGCAAACCCACGGACGTAAAGCAGATTCAGCAAACCTTCCCAATTCCGATCGCCGAAAACGTATATCACTGTGGCTATCATTCGCCGCGATCCTATGGTGCAGGTAGTTATTTGATCCAAAGACCAGAAGGGAATATTCTGATCGATTCACCAAGGTTTGCACCGCCATTAGTAAAGCAACTGGAAGCAATGGGTGGAGTGGATTATATGTTTCTGTCGCACCGCGATGACATTGCCGACCATCAAAAATTCCACGATCACTTTGGTTGCGATCGCATTTTGCATCGTGATGAAATTGGTGCTAGTACCCAGGATGTGGAAATTAAGCTGGATCGTACTGAACCGATCGCGCTGCAGCAACTGGGTCAAGATACCCTGATTATTCCAGTGCCAGGACATACCAAGGGGCATCTAGTCTTGCTATATAAGAATAAGTTCCTGTTCACGGGCGATCACCTGGCCTGGTCGGGGCGATTGCAGCAATTGGTAGCATTTCGTAACTATTGCTGGTATTCCTGGCCGGAAACGCTTAAATCAATGGAAAAATTGGCAACCTATGACTTTGAATGGGTATTGCCAGGGCATGGGCGGCGCTATCATGCTGACAAGGCCACAATGAAAGAGGCGATGCAAACTTGTTTAAACTGGATGCGATCGCAATAG
- the gap gene encoding type I glyceraldehyde-3-phosphate dehydrogenase yields the protein MTKIAINGFGRIGRAVMRILLNQQASDLEIVAINDLVPTDNLAYLLAYDTPYGPLGEEVTVEGDSIKVKGAKVKVTAERDPANLPWQEMGVDIVIEATGFFTARDGSSKHLTAGAKKVIVSAPAKQPDLTVVMGVNEDQYDPAQHQIISNASCTTNCLAPVAKVLLDTFGIETGFLTTCHAYTATQGLVDKPDHKDFRRGRAAAQSIVPSSTGAATAVAVVIPELKGKMDGLALRVPTITGSIVDFVVRTEKPVTKEAVNAAFAQAAAGRMQGFLGIAAPNLVSSDIVGNPLSSIVETNATMTLGDRTVKVLSWYDNEYGYASRICDLTKYVADKLG from the coding sequence ATGACTAAAATTGCAATCAACGGTTTTGGGCGAATCGGTCGTGCCGTGATGCGGATTTTGCTAAACCAACAGGCAAGCGATCTTGAGATCGTGGCAATTAATGACCTTGTCCCTACCGATAACCTGGCCTATCTACTCGCCTATGACACCCCCTATGGCCCATTGGGTGAAGAAGTAACTGTTGAAGGCGATTCCATTAAGGTTAAAGGTGCCAAGGTGAAGGTGACGGCGGAGCGTGACCCTGCTAATTTACCCTGGCAGGAAATGGGCGTGGACATTGTAATCGAAGCCACTGGCTTTTTTACCGCCCGTGATGGATCTAGCAAACATCTAACGGCAGGTGCCAAGAAAGTAATTGTTTCTGCCCCAGCCAAGCAGCCGGATCTTACAGTGGTAATGGGTGTAAATGAAGATCAATATGATCCAGCCCAGCACCAGATTATTTCCAATGCTTCTTGCACCACTAATTGCCTTGCGCCAGTGGCCAAGGTTTTGCTCGACACGTTTGGGATCGAAACCGGTTTCTTGACCACCTGTCATGCCTACACAGCTACTCAGGGCTTGGTGGACAAACCCGATCATAAGGACTTCCGTCGCGGTCGGGCTGCCGCACAATCGATCGTGCCTTCTTCTACTGGTGCTGCTACTGCGGTTGCGGTAGTAATTCCAGAACTGAAGGGCAAAATGGATGGTCTGGCGTTGCGGGTGCCTACGATTACTGGTTCGATCGTGGACTTTGTGGTGCGCACTGAAAAGCCGGTTACCAAAGAGGCTGTGAATGCAGCTTTTGCCCAGGCGGCAGCAGGTAGAATGCAGGGGTTCTTGGGGATTGCTGCTCCTAATTTGGTCTCCAGCGATATTGTGGGCAATCCGCTGTCTTCGATCGTAGAAACCAATGCCACCATGACCCTGGGCGATCGCACCGTCAAGGTTTTATCCTGGTATGACAATGAGTATGGCTATGCTTCGCGGATTTGCGATCTGACTAAGTATGTAGCTGACAAACTTGGTTAA
- a CDS encoding HAD family hydrolase: MRRLFTDFDGPIMDVSERYYQVYLYCLARIKLPNQLVNTLTKAEFWHCKRSQIPETEIALKSGLTEYSQPERFAKLRRNTVHTEPYFKYDRLNEMAIAALEQAQAEGLELAVMTMRRVCELDPAIEAYDLGRFFPPERRFCLANDYVKTQDVQDKTRSMANALKTLPQATSQWMVGDTEADIIAGKTHGIYTIGVLSGIRSQERLELNQPEKIVNNLAEAVALIAAT; the protein is encoded by the coding sequence ATTAGGCGATTGTTTACCGATTTCGACGGGCCGATTATGGATGTGTCGGAGCGTTATTATCAGGTGTATTTGTATTGTTTGGCGCGGATTAAGTTACCCAACCAGCTTGTAAATACCCTAACCAAAGCGGAGTTTTGGCATTGCAAGCGATCGCAAATTCCCGAAACTGAGATCGCGCTCAAATCTGGTTTGACTGAGTATAGTCAGCCGGAACGCTTTGCCAAGCTGCGCCGCAATACCGTACATACTGAGCCCTATTTCAAATACGATCGGCTCAATGAAATGGCGATCGCTGCCCTGGAACAAGCCCAGGCAGAGGGGTTAGAACTAGCCGTAATGACGATGCGGCGGGTATGTGAGTTAGATCCAGCGATCGAAGCCTATGATTTGGGGCGGTTTTTCCCACCAGAGCGGCGATTTTGTCTGGCCAATGATTATGTCAAAACCCAGGATGTGCAGGACAAAACCCGATCGATGGCCAATGCTCTAAAAACTTTGCCCCAGGCCACATCGCAGTGGATGGTGGGTGATACAGAGGCGGATATCATTGCCGGTAAAACCCACGGTATCTATACGATCGGTGTGCTCAGTGGTATTCGCAGTCAGGAGCGCTTGGAGCTGAATCAACCGGAAAAGATTGTTAATAACTTGGCGGAGGCGGTGGCGTTAATTGCGGCTACCTAG
- a CDS encoding ion transporter, with amino-acid sequence MSSLRKQLSFYLEDIRTPLGKSIHMAIAVLVLISSGIFVAQTYDLPGSISLWLSYLDTAILVVFAIEYVLRLWSAEQRVAYFFNVYALIDLLAILPFFLGAVGFGFLRLLRWFRFLRLARFMGNSALLGRLTNNNNDIAIFLRILFTLAAIVFIFSGLIYQVEHYANPDSFPNFLDAFYFAIFTMTTVGFSNVTPVTEAGKLMAVLMVLTGIALIPVQLGELIKRLIRDADGQGEQSYSSYSSYQSDRLSSLNSEHPQNQLDRCISCGFAEHDPDAKFCKMCGSPLLDTLIETLDP; translated from the coding sequence ATGAGTTCACTGCGTAAGCAGCTTAGCTTTTATTTAGAAGACATCAGAACGCCACTGGGTAAATCGATCCATATGGCGATCGCGGTTTTGGTATTGATCTCGTCGGGTATTTTTGTAGCGCAGACCTATGACTTACCAGGCTCAATAAGTCTATGGCTGAGTTATCTGGACACGGCGATCCTGGTTGTCTTTGCGATCGAATATGTGTTGCGGTTGTGGAGTGCCGAACAGCGGGTTGCCTATTTTTTTAATGTCTATGCGTTGATTGATTTGCTGGCGATCCTGCCCTTCTTTTTGGGGGCGGTGGGGTTTGGCTTTTTGCGATTGTTGCGTTGGTTCAGGTTTTTGAGGTTGGCCAGATTTATGGGTAACAGTGCGCTGTTGGGGCGATTGACCAATAACAATAATGATATTGCGATCTTTTTAAGGATTCTATTTACCCTGGCGGCGATCGTGTTTATTTTCTCTGGCTTAATCTATCAAGTGGAGCATTACGCCAACCCCGATTCATTTCCTAATTTTCTGGATGCCTTTTATTTCGCCATTTTCACCATGACCACGGTTGGGTTTAGTAACGTAACGCCCGTAACCGAGGCAGGTAAGCTGATGGCGGTGCTGATGGTGCTGACAGGGATTGCCCTGATTCCGGTGCAATTGGGCGAGTTGATCAAGCGCTTGATTCGGGATGCGGATGGCCAGGGGGAGCAAAGTTACTCAAGTTACTCAAGTTATCAAAGCGATCGCCTTAGCTCACTTAACTCCGAGCATCCTCAAAACCAACTAGACAGATGTATTAGCTGTGGTTTTGCCGAGCATGATCCTGACGCTAAATTCTGTAAAATGTGTGGATCGCCATTACTCGATACGTTGATCGAGACTCTAGATCCTTGA
- the recA gene encoding recombinase RecA, which yields MAPAKSSTSAASNNSSNSSKASKSNAAAIDKKLDPEKKRALDVVLQKIEKDHGKGSIMRLGDAAAMRVATIPSGALTLDLALGGGLPRGRVIEVYGPESSGKTTLVLHAIAEVQKQGGIAAFVDAEHALDPTYAARVGVDIDNLLVSQPDTGEMALEIVDQLVRSMAVDIVAIDSVAALVPRAEIEGEMGDSHMGLQARLMSQALRKITGNIGRSNCTVVFLNQLRQKIGISYGSPEVTTGGTALKFYASVRLDIRRIQTLKKGAEEYGIRAKVKVAKNKVAPPFRIAEFDIIFGKGISRMGCLLDLAEEMDIVTRRGAWYSYNGDNLAQGRDNTIKHMEENLEFAQTVEKQVREKLALGTQVSAMVPGAPDADEETAEEF from the coding sequence ATGGCACCTGCAAAATCCAGCACTTCGGCAGCTTCTAATAATTCGTCTAATTCTTCTAAGGCCAGCAAGTCCAACGCGGCGGCGATCGACAAAAAGCTAGATCCCGAAAAGAAACGCGCTTTAGACGTGGTCTTACAAAAGATCGAAAAGGATCACGGCAAAGGCTCGATCATGCGTTTGGGTGATGCGGCGGCAATGCGGGTAGCCACGATCCCCAGTGGCGCGCTGACGTTGGATCTAGCCCTTGGTGGTGGTCTGCCCCGTGGCCGTGTCATCGAGGTCTATGGCCCAGAAAGTTCCGGTAAAACCACGCTGGTGCTCCATGCGATTGCCGAGGTGCAAAAACAGGGCGGGATCGCTGCGTTTGTGGATGCTGAACATGCCCTCGATCCCACCTATGCGGCCAGGGTCGGTGTAGATATTGATAATTTGCTGGTGTCGCAGCCGGATACAGGCGAAATGGCGCTGGAAATAGTCGATCAACTGGTGCGATCGATGGCGGTGGACATTGTGGCGATCGACTCGGTGGCGGCGCTGGTTCCCCGTGCTGAGATCGAAGGGGAAATGGGCGATTCCCACATGGGATTGCAAGCCCGATTGATGAGCCAGGCTTTGCGTAAAATCACTGGGAATATTGGTCGCTCCAATTGCACGGTAGTGTTTTTGAATCAATTGCGCCAGAAAATTGGTATTTCCTACGGATCGCCAGAGGTAACCACCGGTGGGACGGCGCTGAAGTTCTATGCCTCGGTGCGGTTGGATATCCGCCGCATTCAAACCCTCAAAAAAGGTGCAGAAGAATATGGCATTCGTGCCAAGGTGAAGGTGGCCAAGAATAAGGTTGCGCCGCCATTCCGGATCGCTGAGTTCGATATTATTTTTGGTAAGGGTATTTCCCGCATGGGTTGTTTGCTCGACCTGGCCGAGGAGATGGATATTGTGACGCGGCGTGGTGCTTGGTATAGCTACAATGGCGACAATCTGGCGCAGGGACGCGATAACACGATCAAGCATATGGAAGAGAATTTGGAGTTTGCCCAAACCGTTGAAAAGCAGGTGCGGGAAAAACTGGCTTTGGGTACCCAGGTCTCGGCGATGGTTCCCGGTGCGCCCGATGCCGATGAAGAGACTGCGGAGGAATTCTAA
- a CDS encoding TolC family protein encodes MRISPNWIVWGAFISVLTTTIAASAQTTEIDPKTRDGDRHASVVSQPIDPIDNSVTVAEVSGLEPEQIEPEMPAPTQAALSRDIDRAEHENGPAAVELALSWLSNNDQSQSSEQVASGLVGIKASDAVGVEVVAAEVVAKESRDLEPSSSLDAQSQLNSVNPAVTQTEPEQSDSLDANSKYSEDSEHSEDAIVRLELAEPIELAETAQTVDSPEPTIVLVEDSAVEFADRILPTRSQDGQEKQSELTELAAVDGSIELETIEAEHNSTDTDTDNGNGLINELTEVIDSPAIEIEQPDALQLEPDNASAPQSIAEITETIEHSEVADLAIAPVEQTNEPEVNGNQLDPELVNNPAEVEAELVAVADPDTQSIEAIDAVPDQIADSEELSDTTVTPVTPLAQVEKVATIGDLEADAVAVESKSEVELDSAPVAASQNLEHKLSGELESDQNQNKDKTEAIAQPDPIAETEVIASIATAKPLIVPTSPTQVQIEKVQEITLTEAIEIAIQNSETITQARISVEQSRAVLEEALAAFKPTVDAQVDYTINDSARIRASNVASAFGVQLSQETVSHDLNGTIGVNYNVFTSGRRSANVRVAENQLRIVEADLDRTVQAVILDAVTAYYNVQSADEQVRIQQKSVENNQRSLQDTSALERAGVGTKFDVLQAEVQLANAQQDLLDAEANQRITRRELARQLNLSDTVDLAAADPIQPAPDWGKSIEESILMALRNRSELDIRKLQREVARDQARAELANLGPQVRVFANYDLFDDLTATGGVAMGYRFGAVVTMNLFDGGVARARAKQRAADEALAESRFDQDSDQIRFDVEQAYINLESRREQISTSSLAVESATEALRLARLRLSAGVDTQLQVIRAEDDLVRAEVNQLLAVIGFNQSLANLQRAINGL; translated from the coding sequence ATGCGAATTTCGCCTAACTGGATCGTATGGGGTGCTTTTATATCCGTACTGACGACCACGATCGCCGCTAGTGCCCAAACTACGGAAATTGATCCCAAAACTAGAGATGGCGATCGCCATGCCAGCGTGGTGAGCCAGCCGATCGATCCGATCGATAATTCTGTAACTGTTGCTGAGGTAAGTGGCCTTGAGCCTGAGCAGATTGAGCCAGAAATGCCCGCCCCAACCCAAGCTGCCCTCTCCAGAGATATCGATCGGGCTGAGCATGAAAACGGGCCAGCAGCGGTAGAATTAGCTTTGTCGTGGCTAAGTAATAATGATCAGTCTCAGTCCAGCGAGCAGGTGGCTTCCGGTTTGGTGGGGATTAAAGCCAGTGATGCGGTTGGAGTTGAAGTTGTTGCCGCTGAGGTGGTTGCTAAAGAGAGCCGAGATCTTGAGCCATCTTCCTCTCTCGATGCTCAAAGTCAATTAAATTCAGTAAATCCAGCAGTTACTCAAACTGAGCCAGAGCAATCGGATTCTCTTGATGCTAATTCAAAGTATTCAGAGGATTCAGAGCATTCAGAGGATGCCATTGTGCGATTAGAACTAGCAGAACCGATCGAGCTAGCCGAGACTGCCCAGACCGTTGATAGCCCAGAACCAACGATCGTATTGGTTGAAGACTCAGCCGTGGAATTTGCCGATCGCATTTTGCCAACCCGATCTCAAGATGGACAAGAAAAGCAATCAGAGCTAACTGAATTAGCTGCAGTCGATGGATCAATTGAGTTAGAAACTATTGAGGCTGAGCATAATTCCACTGATACTGATACTGACAATGGTAATGGGCTGATCAACGAGCTGACAGAAGTAATCGATTCCCCTGCGATCGAGATCGAGCAACCCGATGCTCTGCAATTGGAGCCTGACAATGCTTCTGCACCGCAGTCGATCGCAGAAATCACAGAAACCATTGAGCATAGTGAAGTTGCTGATTTAGCGATCGCTCCTGTAGAACAAACAAATGAACCTGAAGTTAATGGGAATCAGCTTGATCCGGAATTAGTAAATAATCCTGCTGAGGTTGAAGCCGAATTAGTGGCCGTTGCCGATCCGGATACCCAATCAATTGAAGCGATCGATGCTGTGCCAGATCAAATAGCTGATTCTGAAGAACTTAGCGATACTACCGTTACACCAGTTACGCCATTAGCCCAGGTAGAAAAGGTGGCCACGATCGGCGATCTTGAAGCTGATGCTGTTGCGGTTGAGTCAAAGTCGGAAGTTGAGCTTGATTCTGCGCCTGTTGCCGCTAGCCAGAACCTAGAGCATAAATTATCAGGTGAGCTGGAGTCCGATCAAAATCAAAATAAGGACAAAACCGAAGCGATTGCCCAGCCAGATCCGATCGCTGAAACAGAAGTAATCGCATCGATCGCCACCGCTAAACCATTGATTGTGCCCACCAGCCCGACCCAGGTGCAAATCGAAAAGGTGCAAGAAATCACCCTGACCGAAGCGATCGAGATTGCGATCCAAAACAGCGAAACAATTACCCAGGCCAGAATTTCGGTGGAACAATCAAGGGCAGTTCTAGAAGAAGCCCTAGCTGCATTTAAGCCGACTGTAGATGCCCAAGTTGACTACACCATTAATGATTCGGCGCGGATTAGGGCTAGCAATGTGGCCTCGGCTTTTGGGGTGCAACTGAGTCAGGAAACCGTGAGCCATGACCTCAACGGTACGATCGGCGTAAACTACAACGTCTTTACCTCCGGTCGTCGTTCCGCCAATGTCAGAGTAGCCGAGAACCAATTGCGGATTGTTGAGGCTGATTTAGATCGCACTGTGCAGGCAGTGATTCTCGATGCTGTCACCGCTTATTACAACGTCCAAAGTGCCGATGAACAGGTGCGCATTCAGCAAAAATCCGTAGAAAATAACCAGCGCAGTTTGCAGGATACTTCCGCATTGGAACGGGCTGGAGTTGGTACCAAGTTTGATGTATTGCAAGCTGAGGTGCAACTTGCCAACGCTCAACAAGACCTCCTCGACGCGGAAGCAAACCAGCGGATTACCCGCCGCGAACTAGCACGCCAGCTTAATCTCTCGGATACGGTGGATTTGGCTGCTGCTGATCCGATTCAACCAGCACCGGATTGGGGCAAGAGCATTGAAGAATCGATCCTGATGGCGCTGCGGAATCGATCGGAGCTGGATATTCGTAAACTACAGCGCGAAGTTGCCCGCGATCAGGCCAGGGCTGAGTTAGCCAATTTGGGCCCTCAAGTGCGCGTATTTGCCAACTATGACTTGTTTGACGATCTCACAGCCACTGGTGGGGTGGCGATGGGCTATCGCTTTGGTGCAGTGGTGACCATGAACCTATTTGATGGTGGGGTGGCCAGAGCCAGAGCCAAACAAAGAGCCGCTGATGAAGCATTGGCAGAGAGCCGCTTTGATCAAGACTCCGACCAAATTCGCTTTGATGTTGAGCAGGCATACATCAACCTTGAATCTAGGCGAGAGCAAATTAGTACATCGAGTTTGGCGGTGGAAAGTGCGACCGAGGCGCTGCGATTGGCCAGGCTGCGTCTAAGCGCTGGGGTTGATACCCAATTGCAGGTAATTCGTGCTGAAGATGATCTGGTGCGGGCTGAGGTAAATCAATTGCTGGCGGTAATTGGGTTTAATCAGTCTTTGGCTAATTTGCAACGGGCGATCAATGGCCTGTAA
- a CDS encoding IS630 family transposase, protein MINNWLKSHQPEIQNGQIRVFALDECHTRAGDICGYGWGDRQQRLEVKVDNYRDSQTYFGALDCLNGDLILQSYQSANSSSTIEFVKHLHDISAGAKILLVWDGASYHRSQAFRDFLTQINQGQDWQIHCLRFAPYAPAENPIENIWGQAKQVLRQMHQFCRSFKLTKKLFELFLRYRLFTLPDLSTYSAFSNII, encoded by the coding sequence ATGATTAACAATTGGCTTAAGTCTCATCAACCAGAGATTCAAAACGGACAGATAAGGGTATTTGCACTAGATGAGTGCCATACTCGAGCAGGTGATATTTGTGGGTATGGCTGGGGAGACCGTCAACAGCGGCTGGAGGTCAAAGTTGATAACTACCGAGATAGCCAGACTTATTTTGGCGCCTTAGATTGTCTGAATGGAGATTTAATCTTACAGTCCTATCAAAGTGCTAATAGCTCCTCGACAATTGAATTTGTAAAGCATTTGCACGATATCAGTGCTGGTGCCAAGATATTGCTAGTGTGGGATGGCGCTAGTTATCACCGCTCCCAAGCGTTTCGTGATTTCCTGACCCAAATCAATCAAGGACAGGACTGGCAAATACATTGTCTGCGCTTTGCTCCTTATGCACCGGCAGAGAACCCGATTGAAAATATCTGGGGACAAGCCAAACAGGTGTTACGCCAGATGCATCAATTTTGTCGTTCCTTCAAGCTAACCAAGAAACTATTTGAGCTATTTTTGAGGTACAGATTATTTACATTGCCTGATTTAAGTACCTATAGCGCTTTCTCTAATATCATTTAA
- a CDS encoding helix-turn-helix domain-containing protein — MPLEEFIASNPDPREMKRALAVQMRLKEMKHHEIQPILGVSSNYISRWERKYREQGIAGLRLGHKGSAGFLSKVERQAVVEWIAQERQRTVSEVVEHIAQNYGVIYRSVQSYYDLLKSAGMSWHKGRKKAPGMMHLWCTSITK; from the coding sequence ATGCCCCTAGAAGAATTTATCGCCAGTAACCCAGACCCGCGCGAGATGAAACGCGCATTAGCAGTACAAATGCGTCTTAAGGAGATGAAACACCATGAAATTCAACCAATCCTAGGCGTGAGTTCAAACTATATCAGCCGCTGGGAGAGAAAGTATAGAGAGCAAGGCATAGCAGGTTTGAGGCTAGGCCATAAAGGCAGTGCGGGCTTTTTGAGTAAGGTAGAGCGTCAGGCGGTAGTTGAATGGATCGCTCAAGAAAGGCAACGTACAGTATCTGAAGTAGTTGAACATATAGCCCAGAACTATGGAGTGATATACCGTTCGGTGCAAAGCTATTACGATTTGCTCAAAAGTGCTGGCATGAGTTGGCATAAGGGGAGAAAAAAAGCCCCAGGTATGATGCATCTGTGGTGCACGAGCATAACCAAATGA
- a CDS encoding M23 family metallopeptidase, with protein MEQSLIQLIASLGLVFNPIAPPHLVNQVVIDQPEALTDRTQLVAQAQKVINALPKFSLPIDCNFGQDCFVLLYSDRDPSPRFTDFGCGRMTYDGHSGTDFAIPDESAMARGVPVLAAADGVVLRVRDGVIDRKSTNPEDPRTEGIECGNGLVIDHGNGWQTQYCHLRQNSLQVDPGDRVKTGTKLGLVGQSGAASFPHVHFQVNYNGAIVDPFLGPNAAQGCQVSRQSMWQEPIAYDPTGIMQAGFTTKAPTMRDAEQGTISDPAIAANAPALVFWARAYGVLESDIEQIRLIAPDGTVVTDSETPIKKSNRIWLSFTGKRGKSGQPFSKGTWRGEYELIRNGETVIDVERSIQVR; from the coding sequence ATGGAACAATCCCTAATTCAATTGATCGCCTCATTGGGGCTGGTGTTCAATCCGATCGCCCCTCCGCATCTAGTTAACCAGGTGGTGATCGACCAACCAGAGGCATTAACCGATCGCACCCAGCTTGTTGCTCAGGCGCAAAAAGTAATTAATGCCCTACCCAAATTTAGCCTGCCGATCGATTGTAATTTTGGTCAGGATTGCTTTGTGTTGCTCTATAGCGATCGTGACCCTAGTCCCAGATTTACCGACTTTGGCTGTGGTCGGATGACCTATGATGGCCATAGTGGTACGGATTTCGCCATCCCCGATGAAAGTGCGATGGCAAGGGGAGTACCGGTGCTGGCGGCAGCCGATGGGGTGGTGTTGCGGGTTAGGGATGGTGTGATCGATCGCAAGAGCACCAATCCCGAAGACCCACGCACCGAGGGGATCGAGTGCGGTAATGGTTTGGTGATCGATCATGGTAATGGCTGGCAGACCCAATATTGCCATCTGCGCCAGAATTCATTGCAGGTCGATCCTGGCGATCGAGTGAAAACTGGTACTAAGCTAGGTCTGGTGGGGCAATCGGGGGCGGCTTCTTTTCCCCATGTCCATTTTCAAGTTAATTACAATGGCGCGATCGTTGATCCTTTCCTGGGGCCAAATGCGGCTCAGGGCTGTCAGGTGAGCCGTCAATCCATGTGGCAAGAACCGATCGCCTATGATCCCACTGGGATTATGCAGGCTGGATTTACGACCAAAGCACCCACCATGAGAGATGCCGAACAGGGCACAATTTCTGATCCGGCGATCGCCGCAAATGCCCCAGCCCTGGTATTTTGGGCAAGAGCCTATGGTGTCTTGGAAAGCGACATCGAACAAATTCGCCTGATCGCCCCCGATGGCACGGTGGTGACCGATTCAGAAACGCCGATCAAAAAGTCTAATCGGATCTGGCTCAGCTTTACGGGTAAGCGCGGTAAGTCTGGGCAGCCATTTAGTAAGGGCACCTGGCGGGGCGAGTATGAGTTGATCCGCAACGGCGAGACGGTGATTGATGTTGAGCGATCGATCCAGGTGCGCTAG